A window of Blastomonas sp. SL216 contains these coding sequences:
- a CDS encoding urea carboxylase-associated family protein, with product MPHEIPPRSGTAFTLNKGQTLTVTDVLGEQVADLLAFNRHDIGEVISSGRTLDYASKIYLGLGDRLYSNRSQVMLDIVADDVGRHDFLLTPCSKDTFRIIYGDTDPHRGCFGNLAAALAPYGVTKDMIPVAFNCFMNVPIDAATGELRVDPPLSKAGDSISFTAQMDLIIGLTACSALQSNNGSFKPIHYAVTD from the coding sequence GTGCCGCATGAGATTCCTCCGCGTTCGGGCACAGCCTTCACGCTGAACAAGGGCCAGACGCTCACCGTCACCGATGTGCTCGGCGAACAGGTGGCCGACCTGCTGGCGTTCAACCGGCATGACATCGGCGAGGTCATCTCGTCGGGACGCACGCTCGATTATGCGAGCAAGATCTATCTCGGGCTGGGCGACAGGCTCTATTCCAACCGCAGCCAGGTGATGCTCGACATTGTCGCCGATGATGTGGGGCGGCACGATTTCCTGCTCACCCCATGTTCGAAGGACACGTTCCGGATCATCTATGGCGATACCGATCCGCATCGCGGCTGCTTTGGCAATCTGGCCGCAGCGCTCGCCCCCTACGGCGTCACCAAGGACATGATCCCGGTGGCGTTCAACTGCTTCATGAACGTGCCGATCGATGCGGCGACCGGCGAGTTGCGCGTCGATCCCCCGCTCAGCAAGGCAGGCGACAGCATCAGTTTCACCGCGCAGATGGACCTGATCATTGGGCTCACCGCCTGCTCGGCGCTGCAGTCGAACAACGGATCGTTCAAGCCGATCCACTACGCTGTCACCGACTGA
- a CDS encoding GNAT family N-acetyltransferase, translating into MQPVATDIRFLLGDRCVLRARRHLVPIGYGLDAILADQPLEPAALEANADGYRLQSVPAARLVHLARDFPGLIASEPQVYARHYIDMALGHDGYMAQFSSKTRATLKRKMRKLADSGDGTLDIRSYHQAEQLDAFFAAALPLSDQTYQARLLDAGLPGHAAFRAEADALARSGNLRAYILFLHGQPIAYLYLPVVNDVLIYAYLGYDQATAQLSPGTVLQMHALEELFAEHRFRYFDFTEGDGAHKALFGTDQARCATVFLLKPTLANRALLAGHEAFNATVEGTGAWLDRLGVKARIRKLLRG; encoded by the coding sequence ATGCAGCCTGTCGCCACCGATATCCGCTTTCTGCTGGGGGACCGGTGCGTCCTGCGCGCGCGGCGGCATCTGGTGCCGATCGGCTATGGGCTCGATGCCATATTGGCCGACCAACCGCTTGAACCGGCAGCGCTGGAGGCCAATGCCGATGGCTATCGGCTGCAATCGGTGCCGGCCGCCCGGCTGGTACATCTGGCGCGCGATTTTCCGGGCCTGATCGCCTCCGAACCGCAGGTCTATGCCCGGCACTATATCGACATGGCGCTGGGCCATGATGGCTATATGGCGCAGTTCTCATCCAAGACGCGGGCCACGCTGAAACGCAAGATGCGCAAGCTGGCCGATAGCGGGGACGGCACGCTCGACATTCGCAGCTATCATCAGGCCGAACAGCTCGACGCGTTCTTCGCGGCCGCATTGCCGCTGTCCGATCAGACCTATCAGGCACGGCTGCTCGATGCAGGCCTGCCAGGCCATGCCGCGTTTCGCGCCGAAGCCGATGCTCTGGCCAGGTCAGGCAATCTGCGCGCCTATATCCTGTTCCTGCACGGCCAGCCGATTGCCTATCTGTACCTGCCGGTCGTGAACGACGTGCTGATCTATGCCTATCTCGGCTACGATCAGGCCACCGCGCAGCTTTCCCCCGGGACGGTGCTGCAGATGCATGCGCTCGAAGAGCTGTTTGCCGAACACCGTTTCCGCTATTTCGATTTCACTGAAGGGGACGGCGCGCACAAGGCGCTGTTCGGCACCGATCAGGCGCGATGCGCGACGGTGTTCCTGCTCAAGCCGACACTGGCAAACAGGGCGTTGCTGGCGGGGCACGAAGCGTTCAACGCCACGGTCGAGGGTACCGGGGCCTGGCTTGACCGGCTCGGCGTGAAGGCGCGCATCCGCAAGCTTCTGCGCGGTTGA
- the mdh gene encoding malate dehydrogenase, which produces MARKKIALIGAGNIGGTLAHLAALKELGDVVLFDVVEGVPQGKALDLSQCGPVEGFDAKITGTNDYADIAGADVIIVTAGVARKPGMSRDDLLGINLKVMKAVGEGIAANAPDAFVICITNPLDAMVWALREFSGLPANKVVGMAGVLDSARFATFLAWEFGVSVKDVNAFVLGGHGDTMVPVLSYSTINGIPVKDMAKIKGVSEERLDEIVKRTRSGGGEIVALLKTGSAFYAPATSAIAMAEAYLGDTKRILPCAVQVDGKYGLDGLYVGVPVVIGANGAEEVIEIALSDEEKSNLQVSVDAVKELLDACKALDPSLA; this is translated from the coding sequence ATGGCACGCAAGAAGATCGCGCTCATCGGCGCAGGCAATATCGGCGGCACGCTCGCGCATCTCGCAGCGCTCAAGGAACTGGGCGACGTCGTGCTGTTCGACGTTGTGGAAGGCGTGCCCCAGGGCAAGGCGCTCGATCTTTCGCAGTGCGGCCCGGTCGAAGGCTTTGACGCAAAGATCACCGGCACCAACGATTATGCCGACATTGCAGGTGCAGACGTCATCATCGTCACCGCTGGCGTCGCGCGCAAGCCGGGCATGAGCCGCGATGACCTGCTGGGCATCAACCTGAAGGTCATGAAGGCCGTGGGCGAAGGCATTGCTGCCAACGCGCCCGACGCCTTTGTCATCTGCATCACCAACCCGCTCGACGCCATGGTCTGGGCGCTGCGCGAATTCTCCGGCCTGCCTGCCAACAAGGTCGTCGGCATGGCCGGCGTGCTGGACAGCGCGCGCTTCGCGACCTTCCTCGCCTGGGAATTCGGCGTCAGCGTCAAGGACGTCAATGCCTTCGTGCTTGGCGGTCATGGCGACACCATGGTTCCCGTGCTCAGCTATTCGACGATCAACGGCATCCCGGTGAAGGACATGGCCAAGATCAAGGGCGTTTCGGAAGAGCGTCTGGACGAGATCGTCAAGCGCACCCGTTCGGGCGGCGGCGAGATTGTCGCGTTGCTCAAGACCGGTTCTGCCTTCTATGCGCCCGCCACCAGCGCGATCGCAATGGCCGAAGCCTATCTGGGCGACACCAAGCGCATCCTGCCCTGCGCGGTGCAGGTCGACGGCAAGTACGGCCTTGATGGCCTGTATGTCGGCGTGCCGGTGGTGATCGGCGCGAACGGTGCCGAAGAGGTGATCGAGATCGCGCTGAGCGACGAAGAAAAGAGCAACCTTCAGGTCTCGGTCGATGCGGTCAAGGAACTGCTCGACGCCTGCAAGGCGCTGGACCCGAGCCTCGCCTGA
- the lpdA gene encoding dihydrolipoyl dehydrogenase: MADYDFDVLVIGAGPGGYVAAIRAAQLGLKTACVESRVTLGGTCLNVGCIPSKAMLHASELFEEAASGKLAKLGIKGSVELDLETMHAQRRDAVKGLTGGIEYLFKKNKVEWLKGHAAFTGADTVDVAGKSYRAKNIVIATGSSVTPLPGITVDNEKQIIVDSTGALELAKVPGHMVVIGGGVIGLELGSVWKRLGAKVTVVEYLDQILPGMDGEIRKESNKVFKKQGIEFRLSTKVTGAEVKGGKAVLTVEPLAGGAAETIEADVVLVSIGRRPNTDGLALDKAGLAVNGRGQVEIDHDFQTKVPGIWAIGDCVPGPMLAHKAEDEGIAVAENIAGLTGIVNHDIIPSVVYTMPEIAGVGLTEEQARERGEIKVGKFPMMANSRAKTNHEGDGLVKVIADAKTDRVLGVWIIASLGGTMIAQAAQAMEFGGTSEDIAYTCHAHPTHSEALKEAAMAVQGKPIHI; encoded by the coding sequence ATGGCTGATTATGATTTCGACGTTCTGGTAATCGGTGCCGGCCCTGGCGGCTATGTCGCGGCGATCCGTGCGGCGCAGCTGGGCCTGAAGACCGCGTGCGTCGAAAGCCGCGTGACGCTGGGCGGCACCTGCCTCAATGTCGGCTGCATCCCTTCGAAGGCGATGCTGCACGCGTCCGAACTGTTCGAAGAAGCCGCCAGCGGCAAGCTCGCCAAGCTGGGCATCAAGGGTTCGGTCGAGCTGGACCTGGAAACCATGCACGCGCAGCGGCGCGATGCGGTCAAGGGCCTGACCGGCGGGATCGAGTATCTGTTCAAGAAGAACAAGGTCGAATGGCTCAAGGGCCATGCCGCGTTTACCGGTGCCGATACCGTCGATGTCGCGGGCAAGAGCTATCGCGCGAAGAACATCGTCATCGCCACCGGATCGTCGGTCACCCCGCTGCCCGGCATCACCGTGGACAATGAAAAGCAGATCATCGTCGATTCCACCGGCGCGCTCGAACTGGCCAAGGTACCCGGGCACATGGTCGTCATCGGCGGCGGCGTGATCGGGCTGGAGCTCGGCTCGGTATGGAAGCGCCTGGGCGCGAAGGTCACCGTGGTCGAATATCTCGACCAGATCCTGCCCGGCATGGACGGCGAAATCCGCAAGGAATCGAACAAGGTCTTCAAGAAGCAGGGCATCGAATTCAGGCTTTCGACCAAGGTCACAGGGGCCGAGGTCAAGGGCGGCAAGGCGGTACTCACCGTCGAGCCTTTGGCTGGCGGCGCTGCGGAAACGATCGAAGCCGATGTCGTGCTGGTCTCGATCGGCCGTCGTCCCAACACCGACGGCCTGGCGCTCGACAAGGCGGGGCTTGCGGTCAACGGTCGCGGTCAGGTCGAAATCGACCATGACTTCCAGACCAAGGTCCCCGGCATCTGGGCCATCGGCGATTGCGTGCCCGGTCCGATGCTGGCGCACAAGGCCGAGGACGAGGGCATTGCGGTCGCGGAAAATATCGCGGGCCTCACGGGAATCGTGAACCACGACATCATTCCGTCGGTCGTGTACACCATGCCCGAAATCGCGGGCGTCGGCCTGACCGAGGAGCAGGCCCGCGAGCGCGGCGAGATCAAGGTCGGCAAGTTCCCGATGATGGCCAACTCGCGCGCCAAGACCAACCATGAAGGCGACGGCCTGGTCAAGGTGATCGCCGACGCCAAGACGGACCGCGTGCTGGGCGTGTGGATCATCGCATCGCTCGGCGGCACGATGATCGCGCAGGCTGCGCAAGCGATGGAATTCG
- the sucD gene encoding succinate--CoA ligase subunit alpha: protein MSILVNKHTKVITQGMTGATGTFHTEQALAYGTQMVGGVTPGKGGTTHIGLPNYNTVAEAKAATGATATCIYVPPPFAADSILEAIDAEMELIVAITEGIPVLDMVRVKRALQGSKSRLIGPNCPGVLTPDECKIGIMPGSIFKKGSVGVVSRSGTLTYEAVHQTTAVGLGQTTAVGIGGDPVNGTNFIDVLELFLADDETKSIIMIGEIGGSAEEEAAQFLKDEAKRGRKKPMVGFIAGRTAPPGRRMGHAGAIVSGGQGGAEDKIAAMEEAGIRVSPSPSLLGTTLAELLETV, encoded by the coding sequence ATGAGCATTCTCGTCAACAAGCACACCAAGGTCATCACGCAAGGCATGACCGGTGCCACCGGTACCTTCCACACCGAGCAGGCGCTGGCTTATGGCACGCAGATGGTCGGCGGCGTGACCCCCGGCAAGGGCGGCACCACGCATATCGGCCTGCCCAACTACAACACCGTCGCCGAAGCCAAGGCCGCGACCGGCGCGACCGCGACCTGCATCTATGTTCCGCCGCCGTTCGCCGCGGACTCGATCCTCGAGGCGATCGACGCCGAGATGGAACTGATCGTTGCGATCACCGAAGGCATTCCGGTGCTCGACATGGTGCGCGTCAAGCGCGCGCTGCAGGGCAGCAAGTCGCGCCTGATCGGCCCCAACTGCCCCGGCGTGCTGACGCCCGACGAGTGCAAGATCGGCATCATGCCCGGCAGCATCTTCAAGAAGGGTTCGGTCGGCGTCGTCTCGCGTTCGGGTACGCTGACCTATGAAGCCGTGCACCAGACCACGGCGGTCGGCCTCGGCCAGACCACGGCCGTCGGCATTGGCGGTGACCCGGTCAACGGCACCAATTTCATCGACGTGCTGGAACTGTTCCTGGCCGATGACGAAACCAAGTCGATCATTATGATCGGTGAAATCGGCGGCAGCGCGGAAGAAGAAGCCGCGCAGTTCCTGAAGGACGAAGCCAAGCGCGGTCGCAAGAAGCCGATGGTCGGCTTTATCGCTGGCCGCACCGCGCCTCCGGGACGCCGCATGGGCCATGCAGGCGCGATCGTTTCGGGCGGCCAGGGCGGCGCCGAGGACAAGATCGCGGCGATGGAAGAAGCGGGCATCCGCGTCTCTCCCTCGCCGTCGCTGCTTGGCACGACCCTTGCTGAGCTGCTGGAAACGGTGTGA
- the odhB gene encoding 2-oxoglutarate dehydrogenase complex dihydrolipoyllysine-residue succinyltransferase: MSIEVKVPVLGESISEATIGEWLKKPGDTVAADEPIASLETDKVAVEVPAPAAGVLGQLIFAEGDTVQVGSILTTIEASGAAVAAPQPAVAKSEAAPAPAAVAAAASAPNGEPVSLSPAVRRLVLEHGLDPTSIKGTGKDGRLTKEDVLAAAAEAAKAPAAPAAAPVAAAAPVASGTAGRETERVRMTRIRQTIAKRLKSAQENAAMLTTFNDVDMTAVIEARNKYKDLFEKKHGIRLGFMGFFAKAACLALKDVPSVNAQIEGDEIVYHNYADISVAVSAPNGLVVPVIRNAESLSFAGIEKTIADFGKRAKDGTLKMDEMMGGTFTISNGGVFGSLMSTPIINPPQSAVLGLHRIDQRPVVMPDGSIAARPMMYLALSYDHRLIDGREAVTFLVRIKEAIEDPTRLLIDL, encoded by the coding sequence ATGAGCATCGAAGTCAAAGTGCCCGTCCTGGGTGAATCGATCAGCGAAGCGACCATCGGCGAATGGCTGAAGAAGCCGGGCGACACCGTTGCCGCCGATGAGCCGATTGCCAGCCTGGAAACCGACAAGGTCGCGGTCGAAGTCCCTGCGCCTGCTGCAGGTGTGCTGGGCCAGCTGATCTTTGCCGAGGGCGATACCGTGCAGGTCGGATCGATCCTGACCACGATCGAAGCATCGGGCGCTGCCGTCGCCGCGCCGCAGCCTGCGGTCGCCAAGAGCGAAGCCGCCCCTGCCCCTGCAGCGGTTGCTGCGGCTGCGTCCGCGCCGAACGGCGAACCGGTGAGCCTGTCGCCCGCCGTGCGCCGTCTGGTGCTGGAACACGGGCTTGATCCGACCAGCATCAAGGGCACCGGCAAGGACGGCCGCCTGACCAAGGAAGACGTGCTCGCCGCTGCGGCTGAAGCCGCGAAGGCACCCGCTGCACCCGCCGCCGCTCCCGTTGCTGCAGCCGCGCCTGTCGCCAGTGGCACCGCCGGTCGCGAGACCGAGCGCGTGCGCATGACCCGCATCCGCCAGACCATCGCCAAGCGCCTCAAGAGCGCGCAGGAAAATGCGGCGATGCTGACCACGTTCAACGACGTCGACATGACCGCCGTCATCGAAGCGCGCAACAAGTACAAGGACCTGTTCGAGAAGAAGCACGGCATCCGCCTGGGCTTCATGGGCTTTTTCGCCAAGGCCGCCTGTCTGGCGCTGAAGGACGTTCCGTCGGTCAACGCGCAGATCGAGGGCGATGAGATCGTCTATCACAATTACGCCGATATCTCGGTCGCGGTCAGCGCGCCCAACGGCCTGGTCGTTCCGGTCATCCGCAACGCCGAGAGCCTGTCGTTCGCCGGCATCGAGAAGACCATCGCCGATTTCGGCAAGCGCGCCAAGGATGGCACGCTGAAGATGGACGAGATGATGGGCGGCACCTTCACCATCTCCAACGGCGGCGTGTTCGGATCGCTGATGTCGACCCCGATCATCAACCCGCCGCAGAGCGCAGTGCTGGGCCTGCACCGCATCGACCAGCGCCCGGTGGTGATGCCCGACGGCTCGATCGCCGCGCGCCCGATGATGTATCTGGCGCTGAGCTATGACCACCGCCTGATCGATGGCCGTGAAGCTGTAACCTTCCTGGTGCGTATCAAGGAAGCGATCGAGGATCCGACGCGGTTGCTGATCGATCTTTGA
- a CDS encoding YqcI/YcgG family protein, whose protein sequence is MAQTCTHRDQALADRFRAFIQDRNFPCVGAKSALGKGNMRIIVGRDLRSAWDDLRIHPALMDIARDYTLDPVPFQSLAVLFEEDPGLDETGFEQHLWQRLQSLSDKDDWLGQPVDPRVSGDPDDPHFSLSFGGEAFFVVGLHPGASRPARRFERPAIIFNLHDQFEQLRASGMYEKMRGTIIERDIALAGEANPMLALHGTISEARQYSGRAVGAEWRCPLRPRKAAERAA, encoded by the coding sequence ATGGCTCAAACATGCACGCACCGCGATCAAGCTCTCGCGGACCGGTTCCGCGCTTTCATTCAGGACCGCAATTTCCCCTGTGTCGGCGCAAAGTCCGCGCTGGGCAAAGGCAATATGCGCATCATAGTCGGGCGTGATCTGCGTTCGGCCTGGGATGACTTGCGCATTCACCCTGCCCTGATGGACATCGCGCGCGATTACACGCTCGACCCGGTACCGTTCCAATCGCTTGCCGTGCTGTTCGAGGAAGATCCGGGGCTCGACGAGACCGGGTTCGAGCAGCATCTGTGGCAGCGGCTGCAATCGCTGAGCGACAAGGACGACTGGCTGGGCCAGCCTGTCGACCCCCGGGTCAGCGGCGATCCGGACGATCCGCATTTCTCGCTCAGTTTTGGCGGTGAGGCCTTTTTCGTGGTCGGGCTGCATCCGGGCGCGAGCCGCCCGGCGCGGCGGTTCGAACGCCCTGCGATCATCTTCAATCTGCACGATCAGTTCGAACAGCTGCGCGCCTCGGGCATGTACGAGAAGATGCGAGGAACGATCATCGAGCGCGATATCGCACTGGCGGGCGAGGCAAACCCAATGCTGGCGCTGCACGGCACGATATCGGAAGCGCGGCAATATAGCGGACGCGCTGTCGGTGCCGAGTGGCGCTGCCCGCTGCGTCCCAGAAAGGCAGCCGAACGTGCCGCATGA
- a CDS encoding class I SAM-dependent methyltransferase — protein MTQPRPDAACNHCGSTGTRPVARVDGYSLVRCAACDLAFIADPPEPAALAAMYQAGNNYHSALHDPASDDFARMTDVARTHLRFVRNYAQHGTLIDIGCSTGLFLNEARRQGFDVAGVEFSGSSASFARDHFQLSVTDGDIHALDDADGTFDVLTMFDVIEHVRDPARDILAAHRLLKPGGLFILSTPNIDGLFPKASEPLAGPLGYWPHPEPPWHLYQFSVRTLSAMLEARGFACLGTHHTAIDLGYTFGTPRDLARSPKRLAYAMAFAPLAWLGPKLGMGDWFYIAARKC, from the coding sequence ATGACGCAGCCCCGGCCCGATGCCGCGTGCAACCATTGTGGATCGACCGGGACGCGGCCAGTCGCGCGCGTCGATGGCTATAGTCTGGTTCGCTGCGCCGCCTGCGACCTGGCCTTTATCGCCGATCCGCCCGAGCCCGCTGCGCTGGCCGCGATGTATCAGGCGGGCAACAACTACCACAGCGCGCTGCACGACCCGGCCAGCGACGATTTCGCGCGCATGACCGATGTTGCGCGCACGCATCTGCGCTTCGTCCGGAACTACGCCCAGCACGGCACGCTGATCGATATCGGCTGTTCGACCGGGTTGTTCCTCAACGAGGCCCGCCGTCAGGGCTTTGATGTCGCCGGCGTGGAGTTTTCCGGATCGTCCGCCAGCTTCGCGCGCGATCATTTCCAGCTTTCGGTCACCGACGGCGATATCCACGCGCTGGACGATGCCGATGGCACGTTCGATGTCCTGACCATGTTCGATGTGATCGAGCATGTGCGCGATCCGGCGAGAGACATCTTGGCGGCGCACCGGCTGCTCAAGCCCGGCGGCCTGTTCATCCTTTCGACGCCCAATATTGACGGGCTGTTCCCCAAGGCGTCGGAGCCATTGGCTGGCCCACTGGGATACTGGCCGCACCCCGAGCCGCCATGGCATCTCTACCAGTTTTCGGTGCGGACGCTGTCGGCCATGCTCGAGGCACGGGGTTTCGCCTGTCTGGGCACGCACCACACCGCGATCGATCTTGGCTATACCTTCGGCACGCCGCGCGATCTTGCGCGCAGCCCCAAGAGGCTCGCCTATGCCATGGCCTTTGCGCCCCTGGCCTGGTTGGGACCCAAATTGGGGATGGGCGACTGGTTCTATATTGCCGCCCGCAAGTGCTGA
- a CDS encoding 2-oxoglutarate dehydrogenase E1 component has product MTYDGFDFDPAEGPQPGPSWQRGNWPMADGDDLTAALDPMQMQAAVKAAVRDASAKAGKPIDEAAIARAADRSIRAMMLIRTYRVRGHLAADLDPLGLSQQELPADLTPEYHGFVGSELDEQVFLGGTMGFESATVRQLIDTLRANYCGKVGLEYMHISDVEERRFFQDRMEGVDKVIEFSENGKKAILSKVIEAETFENFLAKKYVGTKRFGLDGGESMIPALEAVIKYGGQLGLKEIVYGMPHRGRLNVLANVMAKPYRVIFHEFSGGSANPDDVGGSGDVKYHLGTSTDREFDGISVHMSLVPNPSHLEAVDPVVLGKVRAQQVIRDDLADHNQVLPVLLHGDAAFAGQGIVWECLGFSGIRGYNTGGCIHFIVNNQIGFTTSPQFARSSPYPSDVAKGVQAPILHVNGDDPEAVTFACKMAIDFRQRFHRDVVIDMWCYRRFGHNEGDEPSFTQPLMYARIRKHPRVSKIYGDRLIAEGVVSQDWIDNSAKTFSDQLEVEFEAGKTYKANKADWFAGRWSGLHMPADSESARRNVETGIDKKLMESLGRTLTTIPEGHEVHKTLRRVIEAKREMFEKGEGFDWATGEALAYGSLVSEGYAVRLSGQDSGRGTFSQRHAVWIDQNTGGRYLPLEQVPHGRFEVLDSPLSEYGVLGFEYGYAMADPKTLVLWEAQFGDFANGAQIMIDQFIASGEAKWLRANGLVMLLPHGMEGQGPEHSSARLERFLQLCAGDNIQVCNITTPANYFHVLRRQMHRNFRKPLIIMTPKSLLRHKMAVSKASDFQGNSHFMRILSDPNQPEDKDVKRLVLCSGKVAFDLMEARDAAGDKNTAIIRLEQLYPFPGEPLTIRLKRMVNLEEVVWAQEEARNNGSWFFVEPFIEECLADAGVKPQRARYAGRVAAASPATGLAKRHQAEQGALIADALGHDVRGEIRRQRQS; this is encoded by the coding sequence ATGACCTACGACGGATTTGATTTCGACCCCGCAGAAGGCCCGCAGCCGGGCCCCAGCTGGCAGCGTGGCAATTGGCCGATGGCCGATGGCGATGACCTGACGGCGGCGCTTGACCCGATGCAGATGCAGGCGGCGGTCAAGGCTGCTGTCCGCGACGCTTCGGCCAAGGCGGGCAAACCGATCGACGAAGCCGCGATCGCACGCGCAGCGGATCGCTCGATCCGGGCGATGATGCTGATCCGCACCTACCGGGTGCGCGGCCATCTGGCAGCCGATCTCGATCCGCTGGGTCTGTCGCAGCAGGAGCTTCCTGCTGACCTCACCCCGGAATATCACGGCTTTGTCGGCAGCGAGCTCGACGAGCAGGTGTTCCTGGGCGGCACCATGGGCTTTGAAAGCGCGACCGTGCGCCAGCTGATCGATACGCTGCGCGCCAATTATTGCGGCAAGGTCGGCCTGGAATACATGCACATCTCGGACGTGGAGGAGCGCCGCTTCTTCCAGGACCGGATGGAAGGCGTCGACAAGGTCATCGAGTTTTCGGAGAACGGCAAGAAGGCGATCCTCTCCAAGGTGATCGAGGCTGAAACCTTCGAGAATTTCCTCGCCAAGAAATATGTCGGCACCAAGCGCTTCGGTCTGGACGGCGGGGAATCGATGATCCCCGCGCTGGAAGCCGTCATCAAGTACGGCGGCCAGCTCGGCCTCAAGGAAATCGTCTACGGCATGCCGCATCGCGGCCGCCTCAACGTGCTCGCCAATGTGATGGCCAAGCCCTATCGCGTGATCTTCCACGAATTCTCGGGCGGCTCGGCCAATCCCGATGATGTCGGCGGTTCGGGCGACGTGAAATACCACCTCGGCACCAGCACCGACCGCGAGTTCGACGGCATCAGCGTCCATATGTCGCTGGTCCCCAACCCCTCGCATCTCGAAGCGGTCGATCCGGTCGTGCTCGGCAAGGTCCGCGCGCAGCAGGTGATCCGCGACGACCTGGCCGATCACAACCAGGTGCTGCCGGTGCTGCTGCACGGCGATGCGGCCTTTGCCGGCCAGGGCATTGTCTGGGAGTGCCTCGGCTTTTCGGGCATTCGCGGCTATAATACCGGCGGCTGCATCCACTTCATCGTCAACAACCAGATCGGTTTCACGACCAGCCCGCAATTCGCGCGCTCGTCGCCCTATCCGTCGGATGTCGCCAAGGGCGTCCAGGCGCCGATCCTGCACGTCAATGGCGATGATCCGGAAGCGGTGACCTTTGCCTGCAAGATGGCGATCGACTTCCGCCAGCGCTTCCACCGCGATGTCGTCATCGACATGTGGTGCTATCGCCGCTTCGGCCATAACGAAGGCGACGAGCCGAGCTTCACCCAGCCGCTGATGTACGCGCGGATCCGCAAGCATCCGCGCGTCAGCAAGATCTATGGCGATCGCCTGATTGCCGAAGGCGTGGTGTCGCAGGACTGGATCGACAACAGCGCCAAGACCTTCTCCGATCAGCTCGAGGTCGAGTTCGAGGCGGGCAAGACCTACAAGGCGAACAAGGCGGACTGGTTCGCCGGTCGCTGGTCGGGCCTGCACATGCCGGCGGATTCGGAAAGCGCGCGGCGCAATGTCGAAACCGGCATCGACAAGAAGCTGATGGAAAGCCTGGGCCGCACGCTCACGACGATCCCCGAAGGCCATGAGGTGCACAAGACGCTGCGCCGCGTGATCGAGGCCAAGCGCGAAATGTTCGAAAAGGGCGAAGGCTTTGACTGGGCCACCGGCGAAGCGCTCGCTTATGGTTCGCTGGTGTCAGAAGGCTATGCCGTCCGCCTGTCGGGCCAGGATTCGGGCCGCGGCACGTTCAGCCAGCGTCATGCGGTCTGGATCGACCAGAATACCGGCGGACGCTATCTGCCGCTCGAACAGGTGCCGCATGGCCGGTTCGAGGTGCTGGACAGCCCCTTGTCCGAATATGGCGTGCTGGGCTTTGAGTACGGCTATGCCATGGCCGATCCCAAGACTCTGGTGCTGTGGGAAGCGCAGTTTGGTGATTTCGCCAATGGTGCGCAGATCATGATCGACCAGTTCATCGCCAGCGGCGAGGCCAAGTGGCTGCGCGCCAATGGCCTGGTGATGCTGCTGCCGCATGGCATGGAAGGTCAGGGGCCCGAGCACAGCTCGGCGCGCCTCGAACGCTTCCTGCAGCTGTGCGCGGGCGACAACATCCAGGTGTGCAACATCACGACGCCGGCAAACTATTTCCACGTGCTGCGCCGCCAGATGCACCGTAACTTCCGCAAGCCGCTGATCATCATGACGCCCAAGTCGCTGCTGCGGCACAAGATGGCGGTGTCCAAGGCCAGCGACTTCCAGGGCAACAGCCATTTCATGCGCATCCTTTCCGACCCCAACCAGCCGGAAGACAAGGACGTCAAGCGCCTGGTGCTGTGTTCGGGCAAGGTGGCGTTCGACCTGATGGAAGCGCGCGATGCGGCCGGTGACAAGAACACCGCGATCATCCGCCTCGAACAGCTCTATCCCTTCCCCGGCGAGCCGCTGACCATCCGCCTGAAGCGCATGGTCAATCTGGAAGAGGTCGTCTGGGCGCAGGAAGAGGCGCGCAACAATGGCAGCTGGTTCTTCGTAGAGCCGTTCATCGAGGAATGCCTGGCCGATGCCGGTGTGAAGCCGCAACGCGCCCGCTATGCCGGACGCGTCGCGGCGGCATCGCCCGCCACTGGTCTTGCCAAGCGGCACCAGGCCGAACAGGGCGCGCTGATTGCCGACGCCCTGGGCCATGATGTCCGCGGAGAGATCCGCCGCCAGCGCCAGAGCTGA